The Mycolicibacterium cosmeticum DNA window GGAACCGAGTGCCCGCGCGGTGCCGGCTTGGCCTGCTCGCAGAACGGCCACACCTTTTCGTTGCCGGTGTAGCTCAGCCCCTCGGTGCCCGGCGGCACCACCACCTTGCCGGGGTAGAAGCTGCGCTCGAACTGGAAACCGAGGCCCTCAAGCCAATTGAAGTGCTCGACGCTGCCTTCGCAGTAGGCACGGATCTTGTCCAGTTCCGGGTCCTTGGACACCGCGACCAGATATTTGTACATCTCCTCGGCGGAATCCTCATGGCCGGTGGCCTGCTGCACCGCGGTGCCGCCGCCGAGGTAGAAATGTCCGCCCGCCATGGAGGTGGTGCCACCCGCGGCCGCGGCGCGTTCCAGCACCAGCACCCGGGCACCGGCCGCCGCGGCACTGACGGCGGCACTGCCGCCGGCGATACCGAATCCGACGACGACGACGTCGAATTCGCCGGACCAGTCGGTGACATCCTTGGCATCGACGGTGTCGGGGGTGGTGATGCTCACGTGCTGCTCTCCTGTTTCACATGGTCGAAGAAGGCCTGGATCTCGGGCGGGATGTAGGCATATTCGAGGTACGGGACGCCGGCATCGGCGGCGCTGACATAGCCGAACCGCATGCCGCCGGGCATGACGCCGCGCTGGACCACCGGGGCACCCCGGGCGTGCGCCTCATCGAGGGCGGCTTCGAAGGCGTCGGCATCCGGGGCCGCCACGCAGATGTGGTGCAGACCGGGGCCGTTGGAGTCGAGGAATTCGGTGTAGATGCTGGCCCCCTGCACCGGGGCGATCAGTTCCAGCTGGGTGTCCCCGGCGTAGCTGAGCGAGATGTCGGCGGTGAAATCCGCGGGCGCACCGCGGTAGGTGCAGCCGTCGGGCCCGAAGTGCACCGCCGGCATGCGCACCCAGCGACGGGCACCGAGCAGCGCCGACAGGGTCGCTTCGGTGGCGTCCAGGTCGCGCGTCACCCAGGCTATCTGGACAGGTGTCTGGCTCAGCATCGATCTGAGGATATCCCGCCCCACCCACCGTGGCTAGAACGTGTTCTAGTTTCCTTTCAGGGCGTTGATCGCGAGCCGGATCTGGCCGTCGAAAACCGGCCGGGCGTCGGTCAGGGTGTCGGGACCGTACTGACCGAAGACCTCCAGGCTGATCGCCCCCACCAGGGTGGCCCACAGCATGAAGCACTTGAGCAGCGCGCGATCACCGCCGGGGAATCCGTACTCGCCGCGCACCGCCTGGAAATCACGCGACAGGGGTTGGGGCAGCGGATCTTTCGGATCCGGTATATCGCCGGCGGCAATGCCGTCGGCGATGGCGGCGATCAGCGCCGCGATCACCCTGGTGCCCGGCTCGACGGTGATCTCGGCGGGCGCGCGGTAGCCGGGCACCGGGCTGCCGTAGAGCAGGGCCCACCGCGCCGGCTGGTCGACCGCCCACGCCCTCGCGGCATGGGCCATCGCGACCACCCGCTCGGCCCAGGAACCGCCTCCGGCGGTAGCACCGGCGGCGGTACCTGGATTGCCGCCTCCGGCGGCGTCGACCGCGTCCGCGAGTTCCCCGTACGCGTCCACCAGCAGCAGCGTCAGCAGGTCGTCCCGACTGGCCACATAGCGGTACACCGCCGAGGACACCATCCCGAGCTCCCTGGCAACGGCGCGCAGCGACAGGCCGGCGGCACCGTCGGTGACCAGGTGTCGCCGGCCGACCTCGATGATCTGCGCCTCGATCCGGTCGCGCGCGTCCTGTCGTTTCCCCATGCGCCCAGTCTGCCACGAAACGAGAACACTGCTCTTGATTTGTCGAGCGCCGCGTGGCACGCTCAAAACAAGAGCATCGCTCTCGAAACAAAGTGGAGGAATCTCATGACCCTGCGTTACGACGAACCGAGCCGGACCGCCAAGGCGGGCAATCGACTGATCCGCTGGCTCGCCGAGGCCGGCATCAGCATCGCGGGCACCCGGGCGCTGCGCGTCCGCGGCCGGCGCACCGGGCAGTGGCAGGCCGTGGTGGTCAACGTTCTCACCGTGGACGGCCGCGACTACCTGGTCTCACCGCGCGGCAACACCCAGTGGGCCCGTAACGCGCGGGCCGCGGGTTCGGTCCAGGTGGGACCGTGGTGGCACCGCCGGCAGGTCCGGGCCGTCGAAGTGCCCGACGCCGCCAAACCGGAATTGGTGAAGCGCTACCTCGACCGCTGGTTCTGGGAGGTCAAGGGTCACATCGGCGGCTTGACGCCGGGTGCCACCGACGCCGAGCTGCGGGTGAAGACGGTCTCGATCCCGGTGTTCGAATTGGTCGGCTGAATCGCGGTGGCCTCGATGATCTGCTGACCGGTGGACTCGAACGAGACGGCGGCGGGCAGTTGGCCCCAGGTGCTGTTGAACAGCCCGATGATCACCGCGCGGCCGTCGGCCGTCGGCACGTACACCGGGCCACCCGAATCGCCCTTCTGGCTGACCACGCCGTTGGTCATGGTGAACCAGCCGTTGTTCACGGCGTTGATGGTGCCGCAGGTCTCGCCGGTGACGATGCCGAAGTGGCACACCGGCTGGCCCGGCTTCTGCACCGCCAGCTCCGGATCGGACACCAGCGCGCGGCCACCCGGCAGCACATCGACCAGCTGCACGTCGGGGGCCAGCGCGATGGCCTCCCAGTCGGTGATCTGGTAATCGGCGGTGATGGTCGCGCCGTCGGGGGTGTTGTCCCTGGACAGGGTCACCGCGCCGATGACATTGCCGTCCCGGTCGGTGACCGGTCCGTCGCCGCGGCAGTGGCCCGCCGTCAGCGCCGAGCGCGACGCCATGTCGACGTAACCGAGGGTGCACATGGTGGTGCCCTGCCGGATCTCCATGCCGGGATACACGGTGGGCCCGGGAGTGACCGCCGGACTGGCCGCCGCCGGGGTGGCGGCCACCGGCGCGCCGGCCGCGAGAACGGCGACGAGGATGCTCAACAGACGTGCGCGCACGAATCCCTCCGATCCCTTCACCCGCGGTGAGTCCGACGCTACCGGGATGCTGAGGTGTAGATCGGGTAACGGACCGATCCCGTTACAACAACGCCGGCCCGGACAGCAA harbors:
- a CDS encoding VOC family protein; amino-acid sequence: MLSQTPVQIAWVTRDLDATEATLSALLGARRWVRMPAVHFGPDGCTYRGAPADFTADISLSYAGDTQLELIAPVQGASIYTEFLDSNGPGLHHICVAAPDADAFEAALDEAHARGAPVVQRGVMPGGMRFGYVSAADAGVPYLEYAYIPPEIQAFFDHVKQESST
- a CDS encoding TetR/AcrR family transcriptional regulator — encoded protein: MGKRQDARDRIEAQIIEVGRRHLVTDGAAGLSLRAVARELGMVSSAVYRYVASRDDLLTLLLVDAYGELADAVDAAGGGNPGTAAGATAGGGSWAERVVAMAHAARAWAVDQPARWALLYGSPVPGYRAPAEITVEPGTRVIAALIAAIADGIAAGDIPDPKDPLPQPLSRDFQAVRGEYGFPGGDRALLKCFMLWATLVGAISLEVFGQYGPDTLTDARPVFDGQIRLAINALKGN
- a CDS encoding nitroreductase/quinone reductase family protein — protein: MTLRYDEPSRTAKAGNRLIRWLAEAGISIAGTRALRVRGRRTGQWQAVVVNVLTVDGRDYLVSPRGNTQWARNARAAGSVQVGPWWHRRQVRAVEVPDAAKPELVKRYLDRWFWEVKGHIGGLTPGATDAELRVKTVSIPVFELVG
- a CDS encoding Rv1815 family serine proteinase, with the translated sequence MRARLLSILVAVLAAGAPVAATPAAASPAVTPGPTVYPGMEIRQGTTMCTLGYVDMASRSALTAGHCRGDGPVTDRDGNVIGAVTLSRDNTPDGATITADYQITDWEAIALAPDVQLVDVLPGGRALVSDPELAVQKPGQPVCHFGIVTGETCGTINAVNNGWFTMTNGVVSQKGDSGGPVYVPTADGRAVIIGLFNSTWGQLPAAVSFESTGQQIIEATAIQPTNSNTGIETVFTRSSASVAPGVKPPM